The stretch of DNA CGCAGAGATGGTTTCGCGGTAATGCGTGATAGCCTGCTCGGAGTCCCCCTCAAACTCAAACAAACGTCCTAGATTCAAATGAGTGGCCGGGTCAGTCGGTTTGATCTCAAGTGTCCGTTGGTACTGCTCGATGGCTTCGTTGTTCTTACCCAAACGGTCATAAGCTTGCGCCAGGTTGTAACTCGATTTGTAGTACGTCGGATCTATTCGGTAAGACTTCTCAAAATACGGAACAGCTTCTTCGACATTTCCTTGCAAAGCTAACAACGTTCCCGCCCCGTATAATGCGATCGTGTTTTCCGGCTGATGCAGCAACGTGTCCTGCCAAAGTGCAAGTTGGTTGTGATACAGAGTCAACCTTCGCTTCGAGATCACAGCGAAAACACTCGCGATCGCTACTACAAAGACCACCACTAGCAAACGGAGAACCTTCGATTCGTGAACGTGGTTACTTAGTCTCGGTCGCAATACGTCTAAGATCCAGTAACTCCCTGCGATCCCGAACGGCACGATGACGGCGAGCGGCAAGTACATTCGCCGTTCCACCGCAGGTTCCATCGGCAAAGGTATCAAGAGCGTTGGCGAAAGAATGGCATAGAACGCAACGGTGACAAATGCTACCGGCCAGCGTTTTACGAACCCCCAAACACTTAACAGGATCAACAAAACATTCGCTGTAACCCACGGCCATACCGCTGCGAAATCAGTAACCACTGGAAACTGATAGTGAATCAATAGAGGCCAAGGCCAAACCGACATTCGCCAATACAAGAAAACGATGGGCGATTGACTCAACCACCAGTGATGGATTGCAACGCCTTCGTCGAAACCACCACCCGGAGTGCGAAACCCGTAGGCGTACAACAATGCGACGGGAATCCATGTCAGAGCTAAGCCAACGTAAAGCTTCCACGATTTTTTGAGCATGCTCCAACAACGATCATCGAAAAAGATTCGCTGGTACACGAACACCACCGCA from Rubripirellula amarantea encodes:
- a CDS encoding tetratricopeptide repeat protein, which translates into the protein MKSNVIAADHQSAPASSYDRNHRFRWAFGAIVLAMVIAAVYGSTLNAPLIFDDEVTLIQNTSIHTLWPLVGHSPDFGPLHPTAGTPVSARPLVNLTFAINYHFHQLDPRGYRVVNMVIHGSVAILVWVLVTRTLRLRKFGTRFDSSANLIGFLSAIVWAVHPINTETVVYITQRTELMVGLFYVATLLFSSCYFTAESLRSKATYLFLAVLASVVGMLSKEMMASVPAVVFVYQRIFFDDRCWSMLKKSWKLYVGLALTWIPVALLYAYGFRTPGGGFDEGVAIHHWWLSQSPIVFLYWRMSVWPWPLLIHYQFPVVTDFAAVWPWVTANVLLILLSVWGFVKRWPVAFVTVAFYAILSPTLLIPLPMEPAVERRMYLPLAVIVPFGIAGSYWILDVLRPRLSNHVHESKVLRLLVVVFVVAIASVFAVISKRRLTLYHNQLALWQDTLLHQPENTIALYGAGTLLALQGNVEEAVPYFEKSYRIDPTYYKSSYNLAQAYDRLGKNNEAIEQYQRTLEIKPTDPATHLNLGRLFEFEGDSEQAITHYRETISASPDFALARTNLGLLLLSQGQVAGAIKQLEMALRLDEDLPQYMNLVLAYSQAGKNEDVLRLLQSASDLARERGDIAVAEKLENARRQLAR